The following nucleotide sequence is from Gemmatimonadaceae bacterium.
GAAAACATGCCACGTCGTTGAGGGGACATTGCGCCACCCCCGTGCGGCGGCGAGGGTGCGGCCGCGGCGCTAGCTTAGTCGTGAATATGCGCGTCGCGCTGGCCGTCCCCTGCTACGTCGACCAATTCCGCCCACAGGCGGCGCGGGCAACGCTTGCGCTGCTCGAGCGGCTGGGGTGCGACGTCCGCCTCGACTTCGACGCCCCGTGCTGCGGTCAGCCGATGTTCAACGCGGGCGTGGTGACCGCCGCGCGCGCCGCTGCCGAGAACTGGGTTCGCCAATCCAGTGATTTCGACGCCATCGTGATGCCGTCGGGAAGTTGCACGCAGCATGTGCGGCACCATCTGCCGCCGTTCCTCGGGAGTGGAACCGCCGCCTACGCCGCCAAGGTCACCTACGAGCTGTGCGAGTTCATCGCCGGTCCGCTCGGACGACCGACCCTTGCCGGCCGGTTTCCGCATCGGGTCGCAATGCACCTGGGTTGCCACGCGCAGCGCGGACTCCGGCTGGGCGGTGCGTCGGAGCTGCACCAGCCGCTCGACGGGCCCATGCACTCGCTTCTCGCCGGACTCGACGGACTGACTTTCGCCACTCTCAGCCGGCCGGACGAGTGCTGCGGCTTTGGTGGGTCGTTCGCTGTCGGCGAAGCGGACGTGTCGGTCGCGATGGGCTGCGACAAGCTCGCCGACTTGGACGCAAGCGGCGCCCAGGTGCTGGTCAGCAGCGATCCGTCGTGCCTGCTGCACCTCGAAGCGATCGCGCGTCACCGCGGTTCGTCCCTGCGAACGATGCATGTCGCCGAACTGCTCGAGGAGGCGACGCGATGAGCGCACCGGTCGGCGCCGCGCGTCGCGGCCATTCCGAAGCGGCGGCGGGCTTCCTCGTCGACGCCGAACGCGCCGCGTGGCATGACCAGTCGCTCTGGTTCATGCGGCAGAAGCGCGACAAGGCCACCGCCCTGCCGGAGTGGGAGCAGCTGCGGTTCGCCGGTTCCGCGCTCAAGACACATGCGATGAGCCGGCTGGCGGACCTGCTCGAGGAGTTCGAGCGGAAGGCGACCGCCAACGGCGTGGTCGTGCACTGGGCGCGCGATGCCGCCGAGCATAACGCGATCGTGCTCGGCATCCTGCATGCCGCGGGGGTCACGCGCGTCTCGAAGAGCAAGTCGATGCTCACCGAAGAATGCGGGCTCAATCCGTTCCTCGAGGCGCGCGGCATCGAGGTGGTGGACACCGACCTCGGCGAGCGCATCGTCCAGCTGGCCAAGGAACCGCCATCGCACATCGTGATCCCCGCCATCCATTGGAAGCGCGAGGAGATTGGCGAGCTCTTTCACCGAACCATCGGCACGCCGGCAGGCGAATCGAGCCCCGACGCGCTGGCCGCGGCGGCGCGCGTGCACCTGCGTGACGCGCTGCTCAACGCCGGTGCCGGCATCACGGGGGCCAATGCCATTGTGGCGGAGACTGGCGGTGTCGTGGTCTGCACCAACGAAGGGAACGCCGACCTCGGCATGCACTCGGCGCCCATCCATATCGCCTGCGTGGGTATCGAGAAGATCGTCGCCACGCGTGACGATCTTGGCGTGCTGCTGCGGCTGCTCGCGCGCAGCGGCACGGGACAGCCCGTGACTTCGTACACGACCCACGTGAACTCGCCCAAGCCCGGCGGGGCGATGCACGTGGTCCTCGTGGACAACGGCCGCACGGCCCGGCTTGCCGATGAAGTGATGCGCACCGCCCTGCACTGCATTCGCTGTGGCGCCTGCCTCAATACCTGCCCTGTTTATCGCCGCAGCGGGGGTTACAGCTACGGGCACGTAGTTCAGGGACCCATCGGCGCAATGCTCGCGCCGGCCGTGGACCTCGATGTGCATAGCACGCTGCCCTTCGCGTCCACGCTCTGTGGGTCGTGCGCCGACGTCTGTCCGGTGCGCATCGATATCCCCACGCAACTGCTCGCCTGGCGGGCGCGGGCGGCGGCGGCCAAGCGGCTGCCGCGCGGCTATGCGCTCCTCTTCCCGCTGTTGGGATGGGTGCTCGCGTCGCTCAACCGGTACGAGCGACTGGCGCGATGGGGCCGGCGTATCCAACGACTGCTCCCCCCGTCATGGATCTCGGGGCGATGGAATCCCTGGACGCGTCCGGGGCGCGCGCTGCCGCTGCTGGCGGATGAGTCATTCCGCGAATGGGCACAACGCGAGGGACGGCACACGTGAGCGCGCGCGACGAAATCCTCGCGGCCATCCGGGCAGCGAACGTTCCCGACGCGCCGCCGGCGGCGCCGCTCGTCGCGGCTCCGGCAGCGATCGATGCATTGCGTGAGCGGTTCCTGCGTGTGCTCGCCGACGTCGGCGGTCAGGGTGTGGTGCGTCATCCGTCGCAGCCGCTCGACGCCCTGCTCGACGAACTGCTGGGCGACGGTCGCGAGAGCGCGATGGTGGTTCGCGGTGAGGTCGCGGTGGCGGAGAATGGAGCGGTGTACATCGATGCCGCTCGTCTTGCCCAGCGCAATGACATCGTGCGCGAGGAGCATCTGGTCATCGTCGTGCCACGGGATGCCATCGTGCCCACGATGCACGAGGCGGTGCGCTGCATTCCCGTTGGCGCCGGATGCGGCTGGTTCCTGAGCGGGCCCTCCAAGACGGCGGACATCGAACAGTCGCTGGTGTTCGGCGCCCAGGGCTCCCGCACGCATCGCGTGATCTTCGACTGCGCCTAGCGGCAACCCTCCGTTCGCGGCTGCCGCCAGGTCATTCACGAGTTACCGATCCTACATTCGCCCGGTGGTGAGTTCGCGCACCACGCGATCGGCCCGGTACACATACGCCAGCGCCTCCTGAATGGCGCGCACATCCACCATCACGTTACGGCCGCGCTCGGGCAGGTAGATATAGTCGCGCACCAGCGCATTGATGTTGCGGTCGAAGTTGAGCCCGACAATGCGCAGGTCCTTCGTCACGGCCGGCGAACCGGAATTGCCACCGTAGCTGTCGGCGGTCGAGACGAAGTTGAGTGGCGTGCCGAGATCCAGGCCGACCGGCGGCACGCGCCAGCGATACGGCAGGTCCCAGTCGCTCCCCGCGCCATGGCTGCGATTTCGGTCGTAGACGCCATAGAACGTCGTGAAGGGCGCGGCCAGCGTGCCGTTGTATTCGTACCCCTTCACTACACCGTCGGCGATGCGTGGCGATGACGACCCGTCCGGCGGGATGTTTGATCCGTAGAGTTCGAACCGCACCCGGCCGATCTGCGCCGAGAGCGCCGCTTCCTCCACATTGATGCGCGCCTGTTCCAGTTCGAAGGCGAGCACGCTGGGCATGATTGTGTTCATCAACTGCATCACGGGGTCTGTGGCCAGCTCCCCGGCGGCGGCACGGCGCGCACCGGCAGTGTCGGTGAGCGCCGTCGCGCTGAGCATCGCGTCGGCCGCTTCGGCGGCGGTACGCTCGCCCAGCGCGGCACGGGTGAACTCATGCCCGGCGCCGTACGCCGTGGCGATGTCGTCGAGCGAAATGGCCAGGTAGCGGCGCTCCAGGTCGCGCACCTGCGGACGCACGCGCGCGAGCCGCTGCTGGAAGGCCGGCACGCTGTCGGCGGGACCATGCTGCACCCGCCACGCCCAGTACCCGGCCTGCAGCGTCGAACTGCTCGCCGCGGGGCTGACCAAATTTGAGAAGGCCGTGAGCGCGGTGCGGGACTTCGTCCGCTGGCGCTGCAGCTCGGTCATCCGGTCGAACAGCTTGCCGTACGTGCTCTTCAACTCGGACGTCGCCTGGATGGCGTTCACCAGGTCGCGTTCGATGGCCGACCGGCGTCCCATGATGTTGGCATCGCGGAGTCCTTCGAGCCGTCCCGGAATCGGTTTCCAGCTGTTCGACAGGCTGAGCATCGTGACCATCGCATCGGCCCGCTGCCGTTCGTCGTTGCTCGCATCGCGGAACGCCTTGAGCGCGGCCAGATGCGACGACAGGAAATGCTCGGTATATGGCAGCGCGACGTCGCGCTGATATTCCAGTTGGCTGATCGTCGTGAGGCGCCGCGTCGCGCCGGGGTTGCCGATCACGAAGACGACGTCGCCTTCCTTGACGCCGTTGACGCCGCCCCACGCGAAGTGCGCCGGACTCGCGACGGGCTTGCCGTCGGCGCCATAGGCGCGCATCACCGCGAAGTCGAGTGCATAACGCGGGAAGGTGAAGTTGTCCCAGTCGCCGCCGAGGTTGGCCACGCCGAGTTCCGCGGCAACGACCAGACGGACATCGGTGTAGCGCTTGAAGACGTAGGCCGAGGCGCGGGCACCGTTGTACAGCCCCACCACCTGCACCCAGATGGAGTCGCCGGGCGACGCATACTGGGCCTTCAGCCGATTCTGCGCCGCGGCCGTTGCCGCGCGCCGTGCGTCGTCGCGCGCGGCCCCTTCGCCCGCTGCATCGCCTGCGGCGTTCACTTCCTTCGAGATATCGACCGCCGCGAGCAGCTGGTCGGCAATCATGTTCGGCAGGCGCCGTTCATCGGCGAGAGTCCGCGCGACGAACCCCGAGTCGAGCAGGTGTTCGCCCGGCCGGCTGATGGCGTTCACCGACCCCCGTACGCAGTGATGATTCGTGATGATCAGCCCGTTCTCCGAGACGAACGCAGCCGAGCAGCCGGGAATGCGCAGCGCGGCAAGGCGGGCGCGGGCAAACCAGGCGGAATCCGCCGCGAACCCGTACGTCTTCGAGAAGTATTCGGACGGGGCGTACTCGAACGTCCACATCTTTCCCAGGTCGAATCGACCGGGAGAGACCGCGGACTGGGCGGAGAGCGAGGCGGCCGTGCACGCGGCAAGGAAGAGCGCGCGAATGAAGCGCATGATCGTTGATCCGTTGAGGCCGCGACACCATGACGCGGCGATGCCTGATTCTAATGATTTGCCGGGCACGACGCCTGCGGACGACAGCGGCACTTCGCGCCGTCGACGGTCGAGAATCGAGAATCAACTCGCCGCCCGCCAGTTGTCGGTGCAACTTTCCCTGCCATGCAGAGTCGCCGCCACGCAGCGCCGCTGGGTAATGCCACGTCATCCACAACGTCGGCGCGTGCCGCGCGGATTGCCGTCACCGCCGCGTCGCTGGGCAACGTTCTCGAGTGGTTCGATTTTGCCGTCTACGGATTCTTCGCGGCGGTCATCGGTCGGAATTTCTTTCCAACCGGCGACGAGGCGACGGAGGTGCTCGCTTCCTTCGCCGCGTTCGGCGTCGGCTTCCTGGCGCGTCCGTTGGGTGGAATCGTCATCGGTCGCATCGGGGACCTGAAAGGAAGGCGCACCTCGCTGCTGCTCACCATCTTCCTGATGGCGACCGGCACGGTGTTGATTGGCGTGGCACCGACATACGCCACCATCGGGATCGCGGGACCCATCATCATTGTCATTGCCCGCCTGCTTCAGGGATTCTCCGCCGGCGGCGAGTGGGGCGGGTCGACGGCATTCATGGTCGAGTGGTCGGAACCCGGCCGGCGCGGGTTCTATGGCAGTCTTCAGCAGGTGGGGGTCGTCTCGGGGGTGCTGCTCGGCTCGGTCGCCGGGGCGACCATCAACACGTTACTGACGCCGGATCAGATTGCCGGCTGGGGATGGCGGCTCCCGTTTCTGTTCGGCGGCCTGATTGGACCGGTCGGACTGTACATGCGGCGCAGCATCGGTGAGACACCGGCCTATCGCGAAGCCGCGCCCGAGTCGGTGAAGGTCAGTGCCCATACGATCGGACTCACGGCGCGCGCCGCCGGCTTCACCATCCTGTGGACCGTCGCGTTCTACATCTACATCAACTACATGCCGACCTTCACGCGCACGTACGCCGGACTGTCCGGCGCACAGTCGCTTTGGTCCAATTCCATTGGCATCGCGGTCCTGCTGGTCTCGATTCCCCTGATGGGCCGCCTGTCTGATCGTATCGGACGCAGGCCGCTGCTGCTGACCTGCTGCGCGGCCTTCGTCGTCCTCCCATATCCGATGGCCCGGCTCTTTCTCACGGCGCCGCCCTTTGCGGTCATCGCCGCCTCACAGGTGCTCTTCGGTTTGGTGATTTCGCTTTACAGTGGCGCCGGTCCGTCGGCGATCGCCGAGATCTTCCCCACGCGCAGCCGCTCCACGCTGATGTCCGCCGGCAACGCGTTGGCGACCGCGCTCTTCGGCGGCTTCGCTCCCTACATCGCCTCGTGGCTCATCGCGCGCACCGGCAACCCCATCGCCTGGGTGGCGTACGTGATGTCGGCCGCCGTCGTCACCGGACTCGTCATACTCTCCCTCAAGGAAACGGCGCACGAACCGCTGCGCTGACGGTATCCCTCAGATGACACCAGATTCGCCCGCACTGGAACCCTGGCAGTGGCCCGAGACTCACTGGCGCGCCCTCGTCAACCAGGTGCGCGCCGGCCGGACGTTGCGCCCCGCGGCCTGGAAGGACGGCGCCCGCTGCGCCGTGGCGCTCTCCTTCGATTCCGATCACGAAACGAACGAACTTCGCGAGGGCGGCCGTTCCATCGGCCGCATGGCATGGGGGGAGTTCGGCAGCCGGGTCGGGGTTCCTGCCCTGCTGAACATCCTGCGCACCCACGACGTGCGCGCCTCCTTCTTCGTGCCCGCTGTCTCCGCGCAATTGCATCCCGACGAACAGCGCCGGGTGGTGGCCGAAGGTCATGAGATCGGCATCCACGGCTGGATTCACGAACTCAACTCGGTGCTCCCGTACGAAGCCGAGCGTGACCTGATGATGCGGTCAGCGGAGGCGCTCGAGCGCATCACCGGCGTGCGTCCCGTGGGGCTTCGCACGCCCTCGTGGGACTTCAGTCCCAACACGCTGCGCATCGAGCGCGAGATGGGACTGCAGTACGATTCGTCGCTGATGGCCGACGTCGACTGCTATGAACTGCTGCTCGACGGCGCACCGAGCGGCATTGTGGAGCTCCCGGTCGAGTGGATTCGGGACGACGCGCCGTACCTGAGCATGCATCGCTTCCAGTCATTGCGGCCGTACACGCCGCCACAGGCGGTGTTTGAGATCTTCCGGCGCGAGCTGGACGGCGCGCACGCGGCCGGCGGCATCTTCCAGGTGACGATGCACCCGCACATCATCACGCATCGGTCGCGCATCTGGATCGTCGAGGAACTCATCCGCCACGCCAAGGCGAAGGGCGACGTCTGGTTTGCCACGCACGCCGAGATCACGGCGTGGGTGCGCGAGCACGCAACATAGCGCGCCCAACGCCGAAGCGTATTCACCGTCGTGTCCATAGCGCGATGACGGCGCAGACGCCGTCCGCTGATCGCCACTCGAACGGCGCCGACATCACGTCCGGATAGGCCTCGACGGCCAGCACCTGGTCGGGCCGCGCGGTTGCGTCCAGCACCTCGACGCCTTCGATGGCGCGCACCCCGTTCACGTAGACGCCGATCTTCTCGCAACGCGCGCCGCTGCTCGTGTTGCGCGCGCGGATGTCGGTGGGACTGCGCACCGTGAATCCGCGTGCATTCGAGAGCAGGTCGGTCACGCGCTGCGCGCTGAGCAGTTGCGGACTTCCCGGCAGGAAGACCGAGCCGCTCGCAATCCGGTGCCGGGCCAGCACCGCGTCGAGCACGTGGATGACGAGGTCGACGCGGCCGGTGATCGTCACCGCGTCCAGGCGCTGCGCCTGCTCGCTCACGCGCACCAGCAAGGTCGTATTGCGCCGCCCCGACGCCAGCACCGGCATCGACCGCGGTTCGAGGCCGATGGCGCGGATTTCCATCACCCAGGTGCCGAACGGAAGGTCCATCAGCGAGAAGGCACCGTCGGTGACGGGTGCCTCGCGCCCGAGCGCGGCAATCCGCACGCGCCCGCTGACCAGCGGTTGGCCGCGTTCGTTGAGCACCCGACCCCGCACTTCGGCCGGACCAGTCGTCACGGACGAATCAACCAGCCAGACGTCCTGGCGCAGTGCCCCCGTGGCGGAGATGGTCACCGGACTGGCGACGTCCCGATACCCGGGGGCGTGCACTTCGAAGTTCAGGACCACGCCCGACGGCACCTGACACATGCTGTAGGTGCCTGCGGCAGATACCGTGTCCACCGCGCGTCCAGGTTCGGTGCGCATCATTCCCGTCTTCAGCGAGATTGCGCTCCACGACACGGTGACGGTGGCGCCGGGCGCCGACTGCCGTCCGCGCGCCGTCCTCACGAACCCGGCGAGCAGCGCATTCCCGCTCGAGTCGCCCTCGGCGTCGCCGCATCGCAGGAGGCGCACGATTCCCCCGGACGGAATACTCATGTTCATGCGGACGATGGAATCCGTGTCGAGATCGACGCCCTGCACGGGAGCGTCGAGGCCGAGCAGGTCGAGCGCCTCATGGTAGAAGCCGAGCACGTACTTGCCCGATGGAACGCCCCCGATCGCGAAGCGGCCCTCCAAATCGGTGCGAGTCGTGAACGGAACGCCGGTTCCATCGCGGGACGCCAGGTGCACCTCGGCACCAACGAGCGGCGCCTGGGCGACGGAATCGAAGAGGACGCCCTGCACCGCGTGAAGTCGCGCGGGGGAACGCTGGGCGTCGAGCCGGTCGGCCAGGACCGCGGCCAGGTAGACCAACCCAACCGCCGTGCGGGCCATATCACGGATCGTGCGATCACTCATTGGGGGGCTAGGTGAGTCGTCACCGGGAATCTGGCCTCCCTGCAGCGCGGGTGCCACTCTTAGGGATGATCATGCGCCTCGGTGCCTCGTTCGCGACAACGGTGGTCGCCGTCGCCGCACTCTCGGCCCAGTCCCCGTCGCGGGCGTCGGTGCCAGATTGGCGCGAGGGCGCCACCTGTTATGAGGTCTTCGTCCGCTCGTTCCGCGACTCGAACGGCGACGGCATTGGCGACCTCAATGGCCTCACGGCGAACCTCGACTACATCAACGACGGCAACCCGCGGAGCAGGCGTTCGCTCGGCGCTTGCTGCCTGTGGCTGATGCCGATCATGGAGTCGCCGAGTTATCACGGCTACGACATCAGCGATTACTACCGCGTGGCCCCGGTGTATGGCACGAACGCCGATTTTCGGCGGCTGGTCGCCGCCGCGCACAAGCGCGGCATCAAGGTGCTGGTTGACATGGTGCTGAACCACACGTCAAGCAAGCATCCGGCCTTCCAGAGCGCCTTGCGCGACCCCAACTCGCCGTATCGGTCATGGTATCGCTTTGCGCCGGCCCCCGGCCCGAACAACCGCTGGGGGAACAACAACTGGCACCGATCCCCGGTCCGGGACGAGTTCTTCTACGGTTTCTTCTGGAAGGGGATGCCGGACCTGAATTACGAGGCGCCGGGTGCGTTGGACGAGATGAAGAAGGTGGCCGCGTTCTGGCTGAATGAGATGGGCGCCGACGGATTCCGGCTCGACGCGGTGAAGTACCTGGTTGAAGACGGATCGAAGGTCGACGACACACCCGGCACGCATGCCGTGCTGCGCGAGTATGCCGCGTATGTGCGCCAGGCAAAGCCGGGGGCGTTCACCATCGGCGAGGTCTTCGACAGCACTGGCACGCTGCTCACCTACTATCCCGACCAGCTCGATGCCTACTTCGCGTTCGAAGTGGCCGACTCGCTGATCGCGGGGGTTCGCCGCGGTGATGCGCGAGGGATGCTCGCCCCGGTGCTGCGGCTGCAGCGCGCGCAGCCGGCCACGCGGTGGGCGCCGTTCCTGCGCAATCATGACCAGCCGCGCACGCGCACCGAACTTGGCGGAGATTGGGGGAAGGCGCGCGTGTCGTCGCTCTTGTTGCTCACCCTCCCCGGGCTTCCATTCGTCTACTACGGCGAGGAACTGGGAATGACGGGCGGCAAGCCGGACGAGCGGATCCGCACGCCCATGGCCTGGTCGCTCACGACGCCGCACGCCGGCTTCACCACCGGCACACCGTGGGAGCCGCTGGCCGCTGACTCGCTCGACGCGAATGTCGAGGCGCAGGCCGGCCGGGCGTCGTCAATGCTCAACCTCCATCGCACGCTGATCCGGGTCCGCGCCGCGTCGCCAGCACTCGCGCGTGGCGTGCTGGAGCCCCTGACCACCAGCGACGCCGCCGTCGTCGCTTTCCTGCGGCGTGATGCGACGGACGTGGTGCTCGTGATCGCCAACGTTGGCGCGAGGGCACTCAAGGAGGTGACCGTCACCTCCGCCGATGGCGCCATCTCTTCGCGACGCGCGTGGCCGCGGACGCTGTTTGGCGAGTCTCGGGGACCGACGCTTCAGGTCGATGCGCACGGACGGCTCAAGGCGACAGTCGACTTGCCCGGCTACGCCGGGTTCGTGATCAGCCTGGGGCGGCCCGGGGGTGCGCCGGCGCGCTGAACGACCGGCCCGCCGGTCGTGCCTCGGCGGGCCGTATTAGTATCACTTCGCTACTATTTAGCTTTCCGGAAGATGCGCACGCCCCACGGGTCGAGCGTCAGTACCGGCACGGCCGCCGCGGCTGC
It contains:
- a CDS encoding LUD domain-containing protein, with the protein product MSAPVGAARRGHSEAAAGFLVDAERAAWHDQSLWFMRQKRDKATALPEWEQLRFAGSALKTHAMSRLADLLEEFERKATANGVVVHWARDAAEHNAIVLGILHAAGVTRVSKSKSMLTEECGLNPFLEARGIEVVDTDLGERIVQLAKEPPSHIVIPAIHWKREEIGELFHRTIGTPAGESSPDALAAAARVHLRDALLNAGAGITGANAIVAETGGVVVCTNEGNADLGMHSAPIHIACVGIEKIVATRDDLGVLLRLLARSGTGQPVTSYTTHVNSPKPGGAMHVVLVDNGRTARLADEVMRTALHCIRCGACLNTCPVYRRSGGYSYGHVVQGPIGAMLAPAVDLDVHSTLPFASTLCGSCADVCPVRIDIPTQLLAWRARAAAAKRLPRGYALLFPLLGWVLASLNRYERLARWGRRIQRLLPPSWISGRWNPWTRPGRALPLLADESFREWAQREGRHT
- a CDS encoding S46 family peptidase — translated: MRFIRALFLAACTAASLSAQSAVSPGRFDLGKMWTFEYAPSEYFSKTYGFAADSAWFARARLAALRIPGCSAAFVSENGLIITNHHCVRGSVNAISRPGEHLLDSGFVARTLADERRLPNMIADQLLAAVDISKEVNAAGDAAGEGAARDDARRAATAAAQNRLKAQYASPGDSIWVQVVGLYNGARASAYVFKRYTDVRLVVAAELGVANLGGDWDNFTFPRYALDFAVMRAYGADGKPVASPAHFAWGGVNGVKEGDVVFVIGNPGATRRLTTISQLEYQRDVALPYTEHFLSSHLAALKAFRDASNDERQRADAMVTMLSLSNSWKPIPGRLEGLRDANIMGRRSAIERDLVNAIQATSELKSTYGKLFDRMTELQRQRTKSRTALTAFSNLVSPAASSSTLQAGYWAWRVQHGPADSVPAFQQRLARVRPQVRDLERRYLAISLDDIATAYGAGHEFTRAALGERTAAEAADAMLSATALTDTAGARRAAAGELATDPVMQLMNTIMPSVLAFELEQARINVEEAALSAQIGRVRFELYGSNIPPDGSSSPRIADGVVKGYEYNGTLAAPFTTFYGVYDRNRSHGAGSDWDLPYRWRVPPVGLDLGTPLNFVSTADSYGGNSGSPAVTKDLRIVGLNFDRNINALVRDYIYLPERGRNVMVDVRAIQEALAYVYRADRVVRELTTGRM
- a CDS encoding (Fe-S)-binding protein gives rise to the protein MRVALAVPCYVDQFRPQAARATLALLERLGCDVRLDFDAPCCGQPMFNAGVVTAARAAAENWVRQSSDFDAIVMPSGSCTQHVRHHLPPFLGSGTAAYAAKVTYELCEFIAGPLGRPTLAGRFPHRVAMHLGCHAQRGLRLGGASELHQPLDGPMHSLLAGLDGLTFATLSRPDECCGFGGSFAVGEADVSVAMGCDKLADLDASGAQVLVSSDPSCLLHLEAIARHRGSSLRTMHVAELLEEATR
- a CDS encoding MFS transporter, translated to MQSRRHAAPLGNATSSTTSARAARIAVTAASLGNVLEWFDFAVYGFFAAVIGRNFFPTGDEATEVLASFAAFGVGFLARPLGGIVIGRIGDLKGRRTSLLLTIFLMATGTVLIGVAPTYATIGIAGPIIIVIARLLQGFSAGGEWGGSTAFMVEWSEPGRRGFYGSLQQVGVVSGVLLGSVAGATINTLLTPDQIAGWGWRLPFLFGGLIGPVGLYMRRSIGETPAYREAAPESVKVSAHTIGLTARAAGFTILWTVAFYIYINYMPTFTRTYAGLSGAQSLWSNSIGIAVLLVSIPLMGRLSDRIGRRPLLLTCCAAFVVLPYPMARLFLTAPPFAVIAASQVLFGLVISLYSGAGPSAIAEIFPTRSRSTLMSAGNALATALFGGFAPYIASWLIARTGNPIAWVAYVMSAAVVTGLVILSLKETAHEPLR
- a CDS encoding LUD domain-containing protein — translated: MSARDEILAAIRAANVPDAPPAAPLVAAPAAIDALRERFLRVLADVGGQGVVRHPSQPLDALLDELLGDGRESAMVVRGEVAVAENGAVYIDAARLAQRNDIVREEHLVIVVPRDAIVPTMHEAVRCIPVGAGCGWFLSGPSKTADIEQSLVFGAQGSRTHRVIFDCA
- a CDS encoding alpha-amylase family glycosyl hydrolase, producing MRLGASFATTVVAVAALSAQSPSRASVPDWREGATCYEVFVRSFRDSNGDGIGDLNGLTANLDYINDGNPRSRRSLGACCLWLMPIMESPSYHGYDISDYYRVAPVYGTNADFRRLVAAAHKRGIKVLVDMVLNHTSSKHPAFQSALRDPNSPYRSWYRFAPAPGPNNRWGNNNWHRSPVRDEFFYGFFWKGMPDLNYEAPGALDEMKKVAAFWLNEMGADGFRLDAVKYLVEDGSKVDDTPGTHAVLREYAAYVRQAKPGAFTIGEVFDSTGTLLTYYPDQLDAYFAFEVADSLIAGVRRGDARGMLAPVLRLQRAQPATRWAPFLRNHDQPRTRTELGGDWGKARVSSLLLLTLPGLPFVYYGEELGMTGGKPDERIRTPMAWSLTTPHAGFTTGTPWEPLAADSLDANVEAQAGRASSMLNLHRTLIRVRAASPALARGVLEPLTTSDAAVVAFLRRDATDVVLVIANVGARALKEVTVTSADGAISSRRAWPRTLFGESRGPTLQVDAHGRLKATVDLPGYAGFVISLGRPGGAPAR
- a CDS encoding polysaccharide deacetylase, whose protein sequence is MTPDSPALEPWQWPETHWRALVNQVRAGRTLRPAAWKDGARCAVALSFDSDHETNELREGGRSIGRMAWGEFGSRVGVPALLNILRTHDVRASFFVPAVSAQLHPDEQRRVVAEGHEIGIHGWIHELNSVLPYEAERDLMMRSAEALERITGVRPVGLRTPSWDFSPNTLRIEREMGLQYDSSLMADVDCYELLLDGAPSGIVELPVEWIRDDAPYLSMHRFQSLRPYTPPQAVFEIFRRELDGAHAAGGIFQVTMHPHIITHRSRIWIVEELIRHAKAKGDVWFATHAEITAWVREHAT